Proteins encoded together in one Streptomyces sp. TLI_171 window:
- the nudC gene encoding NAD(+) diphosphatase → MDELSSAPDTKHLALTRAGVDRAAHRRLDEPWLAAAWSHPTTRVLPIAGGEVFVVDTDGGSELVLLPSFEAPETGDRYFLGTDDDGVHYFALDCESLPGRLDGDARPAGLREVGGTLSTRDSGLLVHAVALEHWHRLHTFCSRCGHRTEKAGAGHLRRCTSCAAEHYPRTDPAVIMLITDTEDRCLLGRQALWPEGRWSTLAGFVEPGESIEQTVAREVLEEAGVRVAEVEYVASQPWPFPSSLMLGFLGRAHPEGTDITVDGEELSEARWFTREELRAGMAAGEILPPSGISIARYLVELWYGEPLPAAARW, encoded by the coding sequence ATGGACGAGTTGAGCAGCGCCCCTGACACCAAGCACCTCGCGCTGACCCGCGCCGGGGTGGACCGGGCGGCGCACCGCCGGCTCGACGAGCCCTGGCTGGCCGCCGCCTGGAGCCACCCCACCACCCGGGTACTGCCGATCGCCGGCGGCGAGGTCTTCGTGGTGGACACCGACGGCGGCTCCGAACTGGTGCTGCTGCCCTCCTTCGAGGCCCCGGAGACCGGCGACCGGTACTTCCTGGGCACCGACGACGACGGCGTCCACTACTTCGCGCTGGACTGCGAGTCGCTGCCCGGCCGGCTGGACGGCGACGCCCGCCCGGCCGGCCTGCGCGAGGTCGGCGGCACGCTCTCCACCCGCGACTCCGGACTGCTGGTGCACGCCGTCGCCCTGGAGCACTGGCACCGGCTGCACACCTTCTGCTCCCGCTGCGGCCACCGCACCGAGAAGGCCGGGGCCGGCCACCTGCGCCGCTGCACCTCCTGCGCGGCCGAGCACTACCCGCGCACCGACCCGGCGGTGATCATGCTGATCACCGACACCGAGGACCGCTGCCTGCTGGGCCGTCAGGCGCTCTGGCCGGAGGGCCGCTGGTCCACCCTGGCCGGGTTCGTCGAGCCGGGCGAGTCCATCGAACAGACGGTGGCCCGCGAGGTGCTGGAGGAGGCGGGCGTCCGGGTCGCCGAGGTGGAGTACGTGGCCAGCCAGCCCTGGCCGTTCCCGTCCAGCCTGATGCTCGGCTTCCTCGGCCGGGCCCACCCCGAGGGCACCGACATCACCGTGGACGGCGAGGAGCTGTCCGAGGCCCGCTGGTTCACCCGGGAGGAACTGCGGGCCGGGATGGCGGCCGGCGAGATCCTGCCGCCGTCCGGCATCTCCATCGCCCGCTACCTGGTCGAGCTCTGGTACGGCGAACCGCTGCCGGCGGCCGCCCGCTGGTGA